In one Nicotiana tomentosiformis chromosome 6, ASM39032v3, whole genome shotgun sequence genomic region, the following are encoded:
- the LOC138894668 gene encoding uncharacterized protein — protein sequence MNDAQVSYTVTKKELVAIVFAMDKFRPYLMGTNVIVHTNHAALRYLMSKKDSKARLMRWVLSLQEFYLDIQDHKGSENQAMWALKKLNLEWDVASNVRVAQLNEVDEFRYHAYTSSSFYKEKMKYLHEKYIRNKEFKERGLVLLFNSWLRMFLGKLKSKWSGPFEVVSVTPFGALDLKNKNDEVFRVNGHRVKHYLGKVSDGHVVAVNHFK from the exons atgaatgatgcccaagtcagtTACACTGTGACCAAAAAAGAGCTCGttgctattgtttttgctatggataagttccgcccgtacttgatgggtacaaatgTGATTGTCCACACGaatcatgcggcacttcggtatcttatgagcaagaaagattcaaaggctcggttaatgagatgggtgctttcaTTGCAAGAGTTCTATCTAGACATCCAAGACCACAAaggcagtgaaaaccaa gccatgtgggctttgaagaagctaaatcttgagtgggatgtcgcctCCAAcgtaagggtggcacaattgaatgaggtAGATGAATTTCGttaccatgcatatacaagttcatccttctacaaggagaagatgaagtacctccatgaaaAGTACATTCGGAACAAGGAGTTTAAAGAACGTggtcttgtgttattgttcaattcttgGTTACGAATGTTTctgggaaagttgaagtctaaatggagtggcccgtttgaagttgtgagtgtgacaccctttggtgcattggatttaaagaataaaaatgatgaagtgtttagagtcaatggtcatcgggtgaagcattatctGGGAAAAGTTAGCGATGGCCATGTAGTGGCAGTGAATCATTTCAAGTaa
- the LOC108945853 gene encoding uncharacterized protein: protein MASTLTTTTTPTYNAEDQSDTTFSTPVFRPTTRRSPSLSSSPSHSSNSSFGSSLSFHDLENSPFSPTTPFQFSKGVPFSWEQIPGIPKQKISRKNSFSLGQLLPLPPPAGNTPNSSKKNSFFYEFSPKKCANNESFKKDPFFAAFVECSKDDIQQQYDKSFGHGIWRSSSKVPSIRSLSDRFGFISMYSSCKTTCTVSESIDYLPRSRYYRRN from the coding sequence ATGGCTTCTACacttactactactactactccaACATATAATGCTGAAGATCAAAGTGACACCACATTCTCAACTCCAGTTTTCCGGCCGACGACTCGCCGGAGCCCATCTCTCTCCTCTTCCCCATCTCACTCTTCCAACTCTTCCTTTGGTTCATCACTCTCTTTTCATGATCTTGAAAATTCCCCTTTTAGCCCAACTACTCCTTTTCAATTCTCAAAAGGTGTACCTTTTTCTTGGGAGCAAATTCCTGGTATTCCAAAACAAAAAATTTCCAGAAAAAACAGCTTTTCTTTAGGCCAACTCCTTCCATTGCCACCACCAGCTGGAAATACTCCAAATTCATCCaagaaaaatagttttttttatGAGTTTTCTCCCAAAAAATGTGCTAATAATGAAAGCTTTAAAAAAGATCCATTTTTTGCAGCATTTGTGGAATGTTCCAAAGATGatattcaacaacaatatgataAGAGTTTTGGTCATGGCATTTGGAGAAGTTCTTCTAAGGTACCATCAATAAGAAGTTTAAGTGATAGATTTGGATTCATTAGCATGTATTCTTCTTGCAAAACCACCTGTACTGTTTCTGAATCCATTGATTATCTTCCAAGATCAAGATATTATCGTCGGAACTAG